From the Coffea arabica cultivar ET-39 unplaced genomic scaffold, Coffea Arabica ET-39 HiFi ptg000200l, whole genome shotgun sequence genome, one window contains:
- the LOC113719221 gene encoding uncharacterized protein: MLGAGLQFNRSRHGEDRFYSAARAHRSRNQSQNQDNLRRAQSDVTVSHSPQLPEAESPAGATGEEKSVAAELSKKVALRPSCNLERFLLSITPSVAAQYLSKTTMRGWRTCDVEFQPYFVLGDLWDSFREWSAYGAGVPLILNDSDGVVQYYVPYLSGIQLYGDSSRSLAKSRQLGEDSDGDYFRDSCSDGSSDYEHESGCINYSKQQRNYSGQAINGPPRIDQLSLRDNQLSFQEGFSSDESESGSSQGSLLFEYFERDQPYGREPLADKISQLALRFPELKTLRSCDLLSSSWISVAWYPIYRIPMGPTLRDLDACFLTFHSLHTSMTGFQSVPAPTLTYPGEMDGVPKISLPVFGLAHYKFKASLWIRNGGSERQLLNNLLQDAENWVSMRQVNHPDFLFFHRR; encoded by the exons ATGTTGGGGGCTGGATTGCAATTTAATAGGAGTAGACATGGAGAAGATCGGTTTTATAGTGCGGCGAGGGCTCACCGGAGTCGGAATCAGAGTCAGAATCAAGATAATTTGAGGAGAGCTCAGAGTGATGTTACGGTTAGCCATTCTCCACAGTTGCCGGAGGCTGAGAGTCCCGCCGGAGCTACCGGAGAGGAGAAATCAGTAGCCGCGGAGTTGTCCAAAAAGGTGGCATTGAGGCCTTCGTGTAATTTGGAACGGTTTTTGCTGTCCATCACTCCTTCTGTTGCCGCTCAGTATCTCTCTAAG ACGACAATGAGGGGATGGAGGACGTGTGACGTGGAGTTCCAGCCTTACTTTGTGCTTGGTGATTTATGGGACTCTTTCAGGGAATGGAGTGCATATGGTGCTGGAGTACCGTTGATATTAAATGACAGTGATGGTGTGGTGCAGTACTATGTTCCCTATCTATCTGGCATTCAATTATATGGCGACTCGTCTAGATCTTTGGCCAAATCAAG GCAACTTGGTGAAGACAGTGATGGTGACTATTTTAGGGATTCATGTAGTGATGGAAGTAGTGACTATGAACATGAGAGTGGTTGCATTAATTATTCAAAGCAGCAAAGGAACTACAGTGGCCAGGCAATCAATGGCCCTCCTAGAATTGATCAGTTGTCTTTGAGAGACAATCAACTGTCCTTTCAAGAAGGCTTTTCCAGTGATGAAAGTGAGTCTGGGAGTTCTCAAGGATCCTTGTTGTTTGAGTATTTTGAGCGTGACCAGCCGTATGGTCGGGAGCCTTTAGCAGACAAG ATATCACAGCTTGCTCTTCGCTTCCCTGAATTGAAGACGTTAAGAAGCTGTGATCTACTCTCTTCTAGTTGGATTTCTGTGGCCTG GTATCCAATATACAGGATACCCATGGGGCCAACTCTTCGAGATTTGGATGCTTGCTTTCTGACATTCCATTCTCTTCATACATCTATGACAG GGTTTCAAAGTGTGCCTGCTCCAACCCTTACGTATCCTGGCGAAATGGACGGCGTTCCCAAGATTTCGTTGCCTGTTTTTGGTCTTGCTCACTACAAGTTTAAAGCATCATTATGGATCCGCAATGGGGGATCTGAACGCCAATTGTTGAACAACCTCCTACAGGATGCCGAAAATTGGGTGTCAATGCGTCAAGTCAATCATCCTGATTTCCTTTTCTTCCACCGGAGGTGA